A single genomic interval of Mycolicibacterium sp. MU0053 harbors:
- a CDS encoding transposase, whose protein sequence is MAGRKRNSAEDIVRKLRRADELAAEGKTGEQIAAELQVSPATLYNWRRAYGGMDTDAAKELKELREQNARLKRLLAEAELEKDALREVAKGKF, encoded by the coding sequence ATGGCTGGTCGGAAGCGGAACTCCGCGGAGGACATCGTGCGCAAACTGCGCCGGGCGGATGAGCTGGCTGCCGAGGGCAAGACTGGTGAGCAGATCGCCGCTGAGCTGCAGGTTTCGCCGGCCACGCTGTACAACTGGCGGCGCGCCTACGGCGGCATGGACACCGACGCCGCCAAAGAACTCAAAGAGCTGCGCGAGCAGAACGCCCGCCTCAAGCGGCTGCTCGCCGAAGCCGAACTGGAGAAAGACGCGCTGCGGGAGGTCGCGAAGGGAAAATTCTGA
- a CDS encoding IS1634 family transposase: MAYVRKVRTASGAVAVQVARKDQGRVLILAHLGSAHTDAELGILLEQARAMVLGGQVALDFEVAARAQSMVDVADFREQALIAEGHKSTVAAPVVPPGRTVGASSRLLYDVLGHVYDWLGFDTVADAVFRDLVIARIVEPTSKLDASRVLADLGAQLVSYKTIDRHVRKIHAGGHRDAIAAKCFAYASDCGGLSLILYDVTTLYFEAETEDSLRKVGYSKERRVDPQIVVGLLVDRTGFPLEIGCFEGNTAETTTIVPIITGFLERHDLKGTPMVVAADAGMLSQTNLAALDEHELSFIVGSRVTKAPGDLESHFHWHGDVFTDGQIIDTVTPRHGNTTVNNTKLRAEPVWDPESSTGAWRAIWSYSAKRARRDEKTLAAQEARARAIVDGSKAAKAARLVKVRGHDRVVDETSLARAQSLVGLKGYVTNVPATVMPAAEIIAKYHDLWHVEKSFRMSKTDLDARPMFNRMRDAIEAHLTIVFAALAVSHATQSRTGLSIARVVKKLRPLRSATITINGATQTFPPAIPDIEHKILSDLGFNPGY; the protein is encoded by the coding sequence GTGGCGTACGTGCGGAAAGTGCGCACTGCCTCGGGCGCGGTGGCGGTGCAGGTAGCGCGCAAAGACCAGGGTCGGGTGCTGATCCTGGCGCATCTGGGTTCGGCGCATACCGATGCTGAACTGGGCATTCTGCTGGAGCAGGCCAGGGCGATGGTGCTCGGTGGCCAGGTGGCGCTGGATTTCGAGGTGGCAGCGCGGGCCCAGTCGATGGTCGATGTGGCCGATTTCCGTGAGCAGGCGTTGATCGCCGAAGGGCACAAGTCAACGGTCGCAGCGCCGGTGGTGCCGCCCGGGCGCACGGTCGGGGCCAGCTCACGACTGCTTTATGACGTCCTGGGCCACGTCTATGACTGGCTCGGGTTCGATACTGTTGCCGATGCGGTGTTCCGGGATCTGGTGATCGCACGGATCGTCGAGCCGACCAGCAAGCTCGACGCATCGCGGGTGCTGGCTGATCTCGGCGCCCAACTGGTGTCCTACAAGACCATTGACCGCCATGTCCGCAAGATCCATGCCGGCGGACATCGCGACGCTATCGCCGCGAAATGCTTCGCCTACGCCTCTGACTGCGGCGGGCTGTCGCTGATTTTGTACGACGTGACCACACTGTATTTCGAAGCCGAAACCGAGGACTCCCTGCGCAAGGTTGGGTATTCGAAGGAACGCCGTGTCGATCCTCAAATTGTGGTCGGCCTGCTGGTGGACCGGACCGGATTCCCTTTGGAAATCGGCTGTTTCGAAGGAAACACCGCCGAAACCACCACCATCGTGCCGATTATCACTGGCTTTTTGGAACGCCACGACCTCAAGGGCACGCCGATGGTGGTGGCCGCCGACGCGGGGATGCTCTCGCAGACCAACCTCGCCGCGCTCGATGAGCACGAGCTGTCGTTCATCGTCGGCTCCCGCGTCACCAAGGCGCCCGGTGATCTGGAGTCCCATTTCCATTGGCACGGTGATGTTTTCACCGACGGTCAAATTATCGATACCGTGACACCGCGGCACGGCAACACCACGGTCAACAACACCAAGCTTCGGGCCGAGCCGGTCTGGGACCCCGAGAGCAGCACTGGTGCATGGCGTGCGATCTGGTCCTACTCAGCCAAACGCGCGCGCCGCGACGAGAAAACCCTCGCCGCCCAGGAAGCTCGAGCCCGGGCGATCGTCGACGGAAGCAAAGCAGCCAAGGCAGCACGATTAGTGAAAGTCCGTGGCCACGACCGCGTCGTCGACGAAACCAGCCTGGCCCGCGCCCAATCACTGGTCGGACTCAAAGGCTACGTAACCAATGTGCCAGCAACGGTCATGCCGGCAGCCGAGATCATCGCGAAGTACCACGACCTCTGGCACGTCGAGAAGTCGTTCCGAATGTCCAAAACAGACCTCGACGCGCGGCCCATGTTCAACCGCATGCGCGATGCCATCGAAGCCCACCTGACCATCGTGTTCGCCGCCCTGGCCGTCTCCCACGCCACCCAGTCACGCACCGGACTGTCGATCGCCAGGGTCGTCAAGAAGCTTCGGCCGCTGCGCAGCGCCACCATCACCATCAACGGTGCCACCCAGACCTTCCCGCCAGCAATTCCCGACATCGAGCACAAAATCCTGTCCGATCTTGGCTTCAACCCTGGGTACTAA
- a CDS encoding TM0106 family RecB-like putative nuclease, with protein MTASAPGRLLTPSKVTAWLDCPHYLALCARVDDGTLPRPDFTFGSFAELLLNKGLAHEQDCLDEYRRQGKTILEVPEKAKGQIFSSWVAGTGNPLDDYDVVYQMPFIHNGIRGVADFVVRVQDPDTGEVSYEPVDAKLTRTEAKPGHVLQLCFYADAIEALTGRRPEHMHIWLGSGRMETLRVRDFQPYWRRLQKHLAVALAGGPAGGTVAEPCAHCEFCKFHPTCETYWRQVDSLTYVAGIRKPDVTALVDADIATLAALATNQDPVENLAPERLTRLRGQAALQLTAREQAPNRPPFQLIEEGEPPWGHGFESLPEPDAGDVFLDFEGHPFWRADTGLFFLIGLIERDSSGQWQYRYWWAHDLAQEAAAVKSLVDYLTHRREQHPGMHVYHYNHTERSALQRMAETHGVAEVPLAELIDTGAFVDLLLVARNSIQVGTESYGLKHLERLTDFERGHEIDQGAGAVVQYEQYMAEPNQADLDAIAAYNEDDVRATMALRDWLIEHRPPELPWRAAVIEPDPGIPELDECVARLHEFEPGTDEHNLGDLLCYWRDEWFAYVAPKKVKLAADPLDLLDDPETIADLSLVERIERTSKAGKALLPAMRFSFPAQDLERFPSSGGSVMIAVPTGEWRSASIDKLDRDARALDLLWNVDLQEIGGQPRAAVLHDWVAAKPKPEALQDFAEDLLDGRAPNPVTLALLRRELPRFTDRARTEFIDDLDDMTEWVTHLDHSVVAVQGPPGTGKTYRGARSIRALVRAGQRVGITAVSHYAIANLLEGVVEAFTQTGELHLLKAVCNAGTSSVARLPGVTYGDNNKCARDEYNVVAGTTWLFSNDAMRDAPVDVLLIDEAGQLALADALAASGAAHNLVLLGDPLQLPQVAGASHPGISGRSVLDHIVGDDVLLPADRGVFLQETRRMQPDVCAFISSQIYDGRLHSFEDCKQQTTVAGTGLRWLRVDHEGNRTWSVQEADAIAEELSRLIGTPWTNQQGETNPLQPSDFMVVAPYNLQVNAIKARLAKDPALVDVPVGTVDKFQGREAAVVFFSMAASSGEDITRGVDFLFSRNRLNVAVSRARCLAYLVCTDALLDTRARTVEDMRLVATLNAFVEAAEP; from the coding sequence ATGACAGCATCCGCGCCGGGGCGCCTGCTCACCCCGTCGAAGGTGACGGCCTGGCTGGACTGCCCGCACTACCTGGCGTTATGCGCCCGGGTCGACGACGGCACCCTGCCGAGACCCGACTTCACCTTCGGCTCGTTCGCCGAGCTATTGCTGAACAAGGGCCTCGCGCACGAGCAGGACTGCCTGGACGAGTACCGGCGCCAAGGCAAGACCATCCTAGAAGTTCCGGAGAAAGCCAAGGGCCAAATCTTCTCGTCCTGGGTGGCCGGCACTGGTAACCCGCTCGACGACTACGACGTCGTCTATCAGATGCCGTTCATCCACAACGGTATTCGCGGTGTCGCCGACTTTGTGGTGCGCGTACAGGACCCCGATACCGGCGAGGTGAGCTACGAACCCGTCGACGCCAAGCTCACCCGCACTGAAGCCAAGCCCGGCCACGTGCTGCAGCTGTGCTTCTACGCCGACGCCATCGAGGCGTTGACCGGCCGACGCCCCGAACACATGCACATCTGGCTGGGCTCCGGGCGCATGGAGACGCTACGAGTCCGTGACTTCCAGCCCTACTGGCGCCGGCTGCAGAAGCACCTCGCGGTGGCGCTGGCCGGGGGACCGGCCGGCGGTACCGTCGCTGAGCCGTGCGCGCATTGCGAGTTCTGTAAGTTTCACCCGACCTGCGAAACATACTGGCGCCAAGTCGATTCACTGACCTACGTGGCCGGCATCCGCAAGCCCGACGTGACGGCACTGGTCGATGCCGACATCGCCACCCTGGCTGCCCTGGCCACCAACCAGGACCCGGTCGAGAATCTGGCACCTGAACGCCTGACCCGCCTGCGGGGACAGGCGGCGCTGCAGTTGACCGCCCGTGAACAGGCGCCGAATCGGCCGCCGTTTCAGCTGATCGAAGAAGGAGAACCGCCTTGGGGCCACGGATTCGAGTCGCTCCCCGAACCTGACGCCGGCGACGTGTTCCTCGACTTCGAGGGCCACCCGTTCTGGCGTGCCGACACCGGGCTGTTCTTCCTGATCGGACTCATTGAAAGGGATTCGAGTGGGCAGTGGCAGTACCGGTACTGGTGGGCGCACGACCTGGCCCAGGAGGCCGCCGCAGTCAAATCCCTCGTCGACTACCTCACTCACCGGCGCGAGCAGCACCCAGGCATGCACGTCTACCACTACAACCACACCGAACGCTCGGCCCTGCAGCGGATGGCTGAAACCCATGGCGTCGCGGAGGTCCCGCTGGCCGAGCTGATCGACACCGGTGCGTTTGTCGACCTGCTGCTGGTGGCGCGCAACAGCATTCAAGTCGGCACCGAGTCCTACGGGTTGAAGCACCTGGAGCGGTTGACCGACTTCGAACGCGGCCACGAGATCGATCAGGGTGCCGGAGCCGTCGTCCAGTACGAGCAGTACATGGCCGAGCCCAACCAGGCCGACCTCGATGCCATCGCCGCCTACAACGAGGACGACGTCCGGGCCACCATGGCCTTACGGGACTGGTTGATTGAGCACCGCCCACCCGAGCTGCCCTGGCGCGCCGCCGTCATCGAGCCCGACCCCGGCATTCCGGAGCTCGACGAATGCGTCGCGCGGCTGCACGAATTCGAACCGGGCACAGACGAACACAATCTCGGTGATCTGCTGTGCTATTGGCGCGACGAGTGGTTCGCCTATGTTGCGCCCAAGAAGGTCAAGCTGGCCGCCGACCCCCTCGACCTCCTAGACGATCCCGAGACCATCGCCGACTTGAGCCTCGTCGAACGTATCGAGCGCACCAGTAAGGCTGGCAAGGCCCTGTTGCCGGCGATGCGGTTCAGCTTTCCGGCACAGGATCTCGAGCGATTTCCCAGTAGCGGTGGGTCGGTCATGATCGCCGTCCCCACCGGAGAGTGGCGGTCCGCCAGTATCGACAAGTTGGACCGCGACGCACGGGCCCTCGACCTGCTGTGGAACGTGGATCTGCAGGAGATTGGCGGCCAGCCGCGGGCGGCGGTGTTGCATGATTGGGTCGCCGCAAAGCCCAAACCCGAGGCACTGCAAGACTTCGCGGAAGACCTCTTGGATGGCCGCGCACCCAACCCCGTGACGCTGGCCCTGCTGCGGCGCGAACTGCCACGCTTCACCGACCGGGCCCGCACGGAGTTCATCGACGACCTTGATGACATGACCGAGTGGGTCACCCACTTGGACCACAGCGTCGTGGCGGTGCAAGGCCCTCCCGGCACCGGAAAGACCTACCGTGGCGCACGATCGATCCGCGCGCTAGTACGAGCCGGTCAGCGCGTGGGGATCACCGCGGTCAGCCATTACGCGATCGCCAACCTGCTTGAGGGCGTGGTGGAGGCGTTCACCCAAACCGGCGAACTCCACCTGCTAAAGGCGGTGTGCAACGCGGGCACCAGTTCGGTGGCGCGGCTCCCCGGCGTCACGTACGGCGACAACAACAAGTGCGCCCGCGACGAGTACAACGTGGTGGCCGGCACCACCTGGCTGTTTTCCAACGACGCGATGCGCGACGCCCCCGTGGACGTGTTGCTGATCGATGAAGCCGGCCAGTTGGCGCTGGCCGACGCTTTGGCGGCCTCCGGTGCGGCACACAACTTGGTACTGCTGGGCGATCCGCTGCAGCTGCCGCAGGTGGCCGGGGCCAGCCACCCCGGCATCTCCGGTCGCAGCGTCCTGGACCACATCGTGGGCGACGACGTGCTACTGCCCGCGGACCGCGGGGTCTTTCTGCAGGAGACCCGACGGATGCAACCCGATGTCTGCGCATTCATCTCAAGCCAGATCTACGACGGGCGCCTGCACAGCTTCGAGGACTGCAAGCAGCAGACGACCGTCGCGGGGACCGGGCTGCGCTGGCTGAGAGTCGATCACGAGGGCAATCGCACCTGGTCGGTGCAGGAAGCCGACGCGATTGCCGAGGAGCTATCCCGGCTGATCGGCACGCCCTGGACCAACCAACAGGGTGAGACCAACCCGTTGCAGCCAAGCGATTTCATGGTGGTCGCCCCATACAACCTTCAGGTCAACGCCATCAAGGCCCGACTCGCCAAGGATCCGGCCCTGGTTGACGTCCCCGTGGGCACCGTCGACAAGTTCCAGGGCCGCGAAGCGGCGGTGGTGTTCTTCAGCATGGCCGCCTCCAGCGGCGAGGACATCACCAGGGGAGTGGACTTCCTGTTCTCCCGCAACCGGCTCAACGTCGCCGTCAGCCGGGCCCGCTGCCTGGCCTACCTCGTCTGTACTGATGCGCTGCTGGACACCCGGGCCCGCACGGTCGAGGACATGCGGCTGGTCGCCACGCTCAATGCGTTCGTCGAGGCTGCTGAGCCGTGA
- a CDS encoding DUF86 domain-containing protein codes for MSRSPRDRLRDIHAAIGKVNEFRRSLDDPHSDMALSVVLREIGIVGEAVNALPASVTSRRPEIPWRQIAAMRNFLIHEYFDIDATIVDDVIANDMDPLSVAVTALLAEEDTTDDRQS; via the coding sequence GTGAGTAGATCGCCCCGGGACCGCCTGCGCGACATACACGCGGCCATCGGCAAGGTCAATGAATTCCGTCGGTCACTTGACGACCCGCATTCCGATATGGCGTTGTCAGTAGTGCTTCGGGAGATTGGCATCGTCGGAGAGGCAGTGAATGCGCTGCCGGCCAGCGTGACTTCCAGACGTCCCGAGATCCCGTGGCGCCAGATCGCGGCTATGCGAAACTTTCTGATACACGAATACTTTGACATCGACGCCACAATCGTGGACGACGTGATTGCCAACGACATGGATCCCCTGAGTGTGGCGGTGACTGCACTGCTCGCAGAGGAAGACACCACAGACGATCGGCAGAGTTAG
- a CDS encoding nucleotidyltransferase family protein, whose protein sequence is MTSAYSRRALETVQRHREAICAVLTKYGASNPRLFGSVAQGNAGPDSDVDILLDLSDVGPGSRLARLSGIRLELEELLQMRIDVADERLLKAGVSETARQQAIAL, encoded by the coding sequence ATGACCAGTGCGTACAGCAGGCGAGCGCTGGAGACGGTTCAGCGGCATCGGGAAGCGATTTGTGCCGTCCTCACGAAGTATGGCGCGAGCAATCCGAGGCTGTTCGGATCGGTAGCACAAGGCAATGCCGGGCCAGACAGCGATGTCGACATCTTGCTCGACCTTTCCGATGTAGGACCCGGCAGTCGACTGGCGCGTTTGTCTGGCATCCGTCTCGAACTCGAAGAGCTTCTACAGATGCGCATTGACGTTGCCGACGAGCGCCTCCTCAAGGCCGGAGTGTCCGAGACTGCGCGTCAGCAGGCAATTGCGCTGTGA
- a CDS encoding ADP-ribosylglycohydrolase family protein encodes MASLNDRVEGVLLGTAAGDALGAPYEFQPPRGPELPVEMAGGGPWEPSEWTDDTAMAIAIAEVAATGADLRESTAQDAIVARWHEWSLGAKDVGIQTRSVLATAAREGRISAAHARTAAATLHERTGRTAGNGSLMRTAPVALAYLDDEHALVAAARAISELTHFDPDAGDATVLWCCAIRHAVLTTELDVRIGLRHIGGDRREVWSTRIEQAEVSRPSDFANNGWVVAALQAAWSAIATTVAGPGTDRAEHLRRGLDAAVRAGNDTDTVAAIAGGLLGAAYGASAVPLEWRHLLHGWPDLTARGLVGLATAIHRKGRPAKGPTYPGSRINTLTPHPYDPDVLLGGVGALRRLPAEVDAVVSLCRVADADVPAGMPHVEVRLIDKTDPDENPHLDFVLLDTVRAIETLRAQGRTVLVHCAEAYSRTPTTAALYGARLRAVGADEALRDVLAALPNANPNPAFREALQRLGEALQSPPQPADAGRRDA; translated from the coding sequence ATGGCATCACTGAATGACCGGGTCGAGGGCGTGCTGTTGGGGACCGCGGCGGGGGACGCGCTGGGCGCGCCGTACGAGTTCCAGCCGCCGCGAGGGCCCGAGTTGCCGGTAGAGATGGCCGGGGGTGGGCCGTGGGAGCCGAGTGAATGGACCGACGACACCGCCATGGCGATTGCCATCGCCGAGGTCGCCGCTACGGGAGCGGACCTACGCGAGTCGACGGCGCAGGACGCCATCGTGGCTCGCTGGCACGAGTGGTCTTTGGGCGCCAAGGATGTCGGCATCCAGACGCGGTCCGTTCTGGCCACAGCTGCCCGCGAGGGGCGCATCTCGGCGGCCCACGCGCGCACCGCGGCGGCGACGCTGCACGAGCGCACCGGTCGCACCGCCGGCAATGGTTCGCTGATGCGGACCGCGCCGGTGGCGTTGGCTTATCTTGATGACGAGCACGCCCTGGTGGCGGCCGCCCGGGCGATCAGCGAGCTCACCCATTTCGATCCCGATGCAGGCGATGCCACGGTGTTGTGGTGCTGCGCGATCCGTCATGCGGTGCTGACCACGGAGTTGGATGTCCGAATCGGGTTGCGCCACATCGGTGGTGACCGCCGAGAGGTCTGGTCGACACGGATCGAACAGGCAGAAGTGTCTCGTCCCTCCGATTTCGCCAACAACGGATGGGTGGTCGCGGCGCTGCAAGCTGCCTGGTCGGCGATTGCCACCACCGTGGCCGGGCCCGGAACCGACCGGGCCGAGCATCTTCGGCGCGGCCTCGACGCGGCGGTGCGGGCCGGCAATGACACCGATACGGTCGCGGCGATCGCGGGCGGTCTGCTCGGTGCGGCCTACGGTGCGTCGGCCGTGCCGCTGGAGTGGCGCCACCTGCTGCACGGCTGGCCGGATCTGACTGCGCGCGGACTGGTGGGGCTGGCGACCGCCATCCACCGCAAGGGCCGCCCCGCCAAGGGACCGACGTATCCGGGTTCGCGGATCAACACGCTCACTCCTCACCCGTACGATCCGGACGTTCTGCTCGGCGGTGTCGGGGCGCTGCGTCGACTGCCGGCCGAAGTGGACGCGGTGGTCTCACTGTGCCGCGTGGCCGACGCCGACGTGCCCGCTGGGATGCCGCACGTCGAGGTGCGGTTGATCGACAAGACCGATCCCGACGAGAACCCGCACCTGGATTTCGTCCTGCTCGATACCGTGCGCGCAATCGAAACCCTTCGGGCTCAAGGGCGCACGGTGTTGGTGCATTGCGCCGAGGCCTACAGCCGTACCCCCACCACCGCGGCGCTATATGGTGCGCGGTTGCGCGCGGTCGGCGCGGACGAGGCGTTGCGGGACGTGCTCGCGGCGCTACCCAACGCGAATCCGAATCCGGCGTTTCGGGAAGCGTTGCAGCGCTTGGGAGAGGCACTGCAATCACCACCGCAGCCCGCGGATGCCGGCAGGCGAGATGCCTGA
- a CDS encoding NUDIX hydrolase, which translates to MDNKNHRDSSGRTLGDYPRPSVAVDAAVLTVDPAVGLSVLQVRRTGGRGWALPGTFLHAGETLADAVARALADKANVTGLCPRQLHVFDDPERDDRGWVLSVAHVAVVPPDRLTSRLVATTRLVPVHAPGRLIYDHADIIALSVEDVRTRYEASPDPDRLLGEEFTLRDLRLVHEGVAGSALQRDTFRRSMESQLVATGATTAGGRGRPAELFRRRVNLES; encoded by the coding sequence ATGGACAACAAGAACCACAGAGACAGCAGCGGACGCACCCTGGGGGACTACCCAAGACCCTCGGTTGCCGTCGACGCGGCTGTGCTCACCGTCGATCCTGCGGTCGGGTTGTCGGTCCTGCAGGTCAGGCGGACAGGAGGTCGAGGTTGGGCGCTGCCGGGCACCTTCCTGCACGCCGGCGAGACCCTGGCCGACGCCGTCGCTCGGGCACTGGCGGACAAAGCCAACGTGACCGGGTTATGCCCCCGCCAACTCCACGTCTTCGATGACCCAGAGCGCGACGATCGTGGCTGGGTGTTGTCGGTGGCGCACGTCGCCGTCGTCCCGCCAGATCGGCTAACCAGCCGCCTCGTCGCCACCACCCGACTGGTCCCCGTGCATGCACCGGGCCGACTGATCTACGACCACGCCGACATCATCGCGCTGTCCGTCGAGGACGTGCGCACCCGCTACGAAGCGTCGCCGGATCCCGACCGTCTGCTCGGCGAGGAATTCACCCTGCGCGACCTTCGGTTGGTCCACGAGGGCGTCGCGGGGTCCGCGCTGCAACGTGACACGTTCCGGCGTTCGATGGAGTCCCAACTCGTCGCGACCGGCGCCACCACGGCGGGCGGGCGAGGACGCCCCGCGGAGTTGTTCCGGCGACGGGTCAACCTCGAGTCATGA
- a CDS encoding metallophosphoesterase, with amino-acid sequence MNVQRIEGYDIIGDVHGCATKLEELLTELGYMAEPAAAYRHPSRQAIFVGDLIDRGDEQLRVLEVVKAMVDADSARIVMGNHEFNALAYDTEWPPGSGKYLRPHDDPDDERSEKNAKQHKAFLDQVTGIDRQRYLQWFKTIPLWLDLGGLRVVHACWHADSIAVVEHHCGSNTPFAHIDHLVAASTEHHPLYRAVETLLKGPEISLVNHGQLPYHDKDGTPRDNARIQWWNNGGRTLRDIAEMAGNFTTAAGEPYPPLPDLELRSDTRSFVYTDEIPVVYGHYWRQAPPKHRHDWTDYTACVDFSAVKDGALTAYRWSGESTIQREHSVTSGGW; translated from the coding sequence ATGAACGTTCAGCGAATCGAAGGCTACGACATCATCGGCGACGTCCACGGATGCGCCACCAAGCTCGAGGAACTACTCACCGAACTCGGCTACATGGCCGAGCCCGCAGCCGCATACCGCCATCCCAGTCGGCAGGCGATCTTCGTCGGCGACCTGATCGATCGCGGCGACGAACAGTTGCGCGTGCTCGAGGTGGTCAAGGCCATGGTCGATGCGGACAGCGCCCGGATCGTCATGGGCAATCACGAGTTCAACGCCCTCGCCTATGACACCGAATGGCCGCCCGGCAGCGGGAAGTACCTACGCCCACACGATGACCCGGACGACGAAAGGTCGGAGAAGAACGCGAAACAGCACAAGGCCTTCCTCGACCAGGTCACCGGCATTGACCGGCAGCGATACCTGCAGTGGTTCAAGACGATTCCGCTCTGGCTGGATCTCGGTGGCCTGCGGGTCGTCCACGCCTGCTGGCACGCGGACTCCATCGCAGTGGTCGAGCACCACTGCGGATCGAATACCCCGTTCGCCCACATCGACCATCTGGTGGCGGCCAGCACCGAGCACCATCCGCTGTACCGTGCGGTCGAGACGCTGCTGAAGGGCCCCGAGATCAGTCTGGTCAACCATGGGCAGCTCCCCTACCACGACAAAGACGGCACGCCGCGCGACAACGCCCGAATACAATGGTGGAACAACGGCGGCCGCACCCTGCGCGACATCGCCGAAATGGCAGGCAATTTCACCACCGCGGCCGGCGAGCCCTACCCGCCGCTGCCCGACCTGGAACTGCGGAGCGACACCCGGTCCTTCGTCTATACCGACGAAATCCCGGTGGTCTACGGTCATTACTGGCGGCAGGCGCCTCCGAAACACCGGCACGACTGGACGGACTACACCGCGTGCGTCGACTTCAGCGCGGTGAAAGACGGCGCGCTGACCGCCTACCGCTGGTCGGGCGAGAGCACAATTCAGCGCGAACACTCCGTGACTTCAGGCGGATGGTGA
- a CDS encoding class I SAM-dependent methyltransferase: MTDQDRTRWDERYRERPAPSMESVGPPPAFAHFEDVFPTEGHALDLACGPGVTSVWLARRGLDVWGVDVSTIAIDQARELAARSDVGDRCRFEVVDLDAGLPAGPPTDVIVCQRFRDRRLDQAIIDRLAPGGLLAISWLSAVGAEPGRFRAAPGELTASFATLETIAADERQGEAWMLARKT, encoded by the coding sequence ATGACTGACCAGGACCGCACCCGCTGGGACGAGCGCTACCGGGAGCGCCCGGCACCGTCCATGGAATCGGTGGGTCCGCCGCCGGCGTTCGCCCACTTTGAAGACGTGTTCCCCACTGAGGGGCACGCCCTGGACCTGGCGTGCGGACCGGGCGTGACCAGCGTGTGGCTGGCCCGTCGCGGCCTCGACGTATGGGGCGTCGACGTCTCGACGATCGCCATCGACCAGGCCCGAGAGCTCGCTGCGCGCAGCGACGTTGGCGATCGTTGCCGATTCGAAGTCGTCGACCTCGACGCCGGGCTTCCGGCCGGTCCACCCACGGACGTCATTGTCTGCCAACGGTTCCGGGACCGTCGCCTCGATCAGGCGATCATCGACCGGTTGGCCCCCGGCGGGCTGCTGGCGATCAGCTGGCTGAGCGCGGTCGGCGCCGAACCGGGGCGCTTCCGGGCGGCGCCGGGGGAGTTGACGGCCTCCTTCGCCACACTGGAGACGATCGCCGCCGACGAACGTCAGGGCGAGGCGTGGATGCTGGCCAGAAAGACCTGA
- a CDS encoding STAS/SEC14 domain-containing protein: protein MIEMMTDTPEGVTGIRVSGTVTGEELRAFEPQMRQLLDTDEIRFVEVIDPDYEGFGRGGLAEDIRMGFGVLFKHHSAFKRMAIVTDTDWIVHALHVLAWMVPGELKIFGLGELEQAKEWAAG from the coding sequence GTGATCGAGATGATGACTGACACGCCCGAGGGCGTGACCGGGATTCGCGTCTCGGGCACAGTCACGGGCGAGGAACTGCGCGCATTTGAACCGCAGATGCGCCAGCTGCTGGACACCGATGAGATCAGGTTCGTCGAGGTCATCGATCCGGACTACGAAGGCTTCGGCCGCGGCGGGCTGGCCGAGGACATCCGGATGGGCTTCGGTGTGCTCTTCAAACACCACTCCGCATTCAAGCGGATGGCGATCGTCACCGACACGGACTGGATTGTGCACGCGCTACACGTGCTGGCGTGGATGGTTCCCGGCGAGCTCAAGATATTCGGTCTCGGCGAGCTGGAGCAGGCGAAGGAGTGGGCCGCGGGCTGA